The Anopheles maculipalpis chromosome 3RL, idAnoMacuDA_375_x, whole genome shotgun sequence genomic sequence TGAGGGTTTCGAAGGACTCCTGCAGTAATAAAATACTCTTAGACTTGGACAAGATTTTCCTAGATAGACTAGAAATTAAAAGTAAAGAGAAGAAATTGATGGCCAATGCCTCTGTTACTTCTTGTGGTAAAAAATCAGTAGAAGAATGCTGCATGAAAAAATATTGAGAATGACACCGGACGGCCCAGTCTGTGAAGTCTTTTTTTCCGTGGTCACGTCACGTGGTTATCTCAAACTTAAATGAAAAGATAGTAATAATGATGATCCACCATAAAGCCCTTGCTCAAAGGCTAAAAATCAAAGAATGATCCTTTTTCGTCTCCAGCAGCCAATCCAACACAAGGCAAAGATTAGTCCAAAGAAATATGACTACGAAATCTTGAGCTGAGTTTTCTGCAGGAGTTCCCATTCCGAACTTTCGTGCAGTTCCTTGTTACGTCGTCAGATCTTTTTGGATCAGACGGATCTGCTGGAGTGCGGGACCAACAGTAGTAGAGAAAGCAAAGGCGAAACTTTCCCGAACCCgaaaaaaatctcccgaaAGACTTACAGAGAGGAACAGGACAACTCACCTGATAAAGTACATCCTCAAACACGAAGTAACGATCGTCGTTCGTTGCAGTCAGCTGTACATCTTTGAAAACCAGCTTGTCCACTATGGACTCATTGGTCAGTACTGACTGTCGCAGAGCTTCCCAATGTTCCACGTGctgaaaaaatccaacaaacaTAATGGCTTGTAAAATCCCTACTCCAGTAAAACATAAAGCACACAGCGTACATGTTGCTCCACCTGACTCCCAAGTACGTAGGACCAAAGTGCTCCCCGCAGCGGAGGCGGTGTGACACCTTTCTTAAGCGCCTGCTGACACAGCGGTGCATGCCGTGTCTTAAGAACTTTCTGACACGTTACCGACCAATCACCAAAGTTGTTATCATTCCTAAGCACCTCCGAAAAGTGTGTTCTCAGCTGGCACAGATTCTTCACCGTAAGGGAAATGTGTGAAAATTCCCATTTTGGTAGAAAGCTTCACAAACCCCATGGAgagttgaaaaaagaaaaaaatacaaaaaaaagaagttagAACTGCTTTTTTTAGAGAAAGGAGAGCGAATAGGACGAAGGCGGTAAAaggggttgtgtgtgtgtgtgtttatgtgtggtTACTCTGTCTCATCCTGCTTCATCGGTCCCTTGAGCGATAGCAGCACGTCGAGCAGATCTTTGGGAGCGTACACCGGTCGATAGTTGCTGAGATCGATCTGATAGGTGCTGAGCTCGTCCCACTTCGAGAGGATCTCCTCCCGGTCGGATGCGGTGCGCATCTGACCGTGCAGTTGCGCTTTCGATTCCGAGCACATCGAGTTCAACGACTTGCGTACCCGTCGTTCCCATTGGATACCTGCTCGGCGTAGATAGTTCAACGGATCGCTGCTGGCGGGCGTTGGACGAGTGTCACTTTTTACGGTGTTCCGTATCAGATGGTAGATCACGTTCCGGATCTCAATCTCCAGCCCGTTCGCTTTGATGGCACTTTCGAGCGTTTGCTTCATGTCGTCCTTGTCCACCTCGGGGGAGCAGGAAAGTTTCTGTTGCGTTTGGTTGGGAAGCCAAAATGCAAACTTAATCAATAAGAAATGCCTGTTGTTTGGAGTTCCTGTTTAAGAGTCCTACTTACTTGCACCATCTTGTAGAGATTACCGTAAAGCTTCATCGTCTTCACGTCCTCCGCTAGCCGAAGGGCGGTATGATGGATGCTCGTGTCCTTCAGCTCCTCCATGAAGCTTCGGTCACGCACAGCCAGCGGATATATCGCACCAGGTTCAGCCGGATCAGCCAACTCTGTCGACGACTAAGGAGAAACTGTTGCAATTTCCAAAACACGTCACACCACTAGCCAGTACCAGCTATTGATGCTACTCTACTACGGCAGCACATCCTTTCCGAATATcctctttctcttttattttatttattaggtACCCTCCTCGTCCTCCTCCATCACACTTACCGTTGTGTCTTCTGTTTCCTTTGAATTGGTTGCCCTCACCAGCATCGTTCCCACTGCTACCGATGCCTCCTGCACAAGTACTCTCCCCTGTGTCCTCCGGAAAAAGTTCGCGCTTTTGGTAAATCAATTTTACGACAACCCGtcaaaaaacttcaacaaacACGAGGtataaacatttatttcccCGACGAGGAGGGTCCACCGCgaatttcaacaaaaacagaCCACAGAATTATGAACTCGGACtccactcactcactcactgtgTGTTTTTCCATTCAGTCTGCTTGGATATCGGTACACGGGGTCGTGGTGCCATTGATTGGTAACCAAATAACCCCGAATCGTTGTCCATGGCAACCGCCGTCGATGGTGACCTGTTTTACAGTTTTCGCGCAATTCGAAGGGTTCGGATGGTGTTGAGAAGAACAGGTGGCGAAGCACTTTCTTTATGGAGCGTTACTAGTTGTGTTTTGAGAGAATTAATAATATATTAGAGTTCTTAAGGGAGATGGAAAAAATCTTATCAGTAACAcatctatttttaaaaaatcaagaatTATCCGGAACAGTGGCAGATCATATCCATATCAAATGTGCTGACCGGAGGGGTCCCTTTTCCTTTTGAGGAGCCCCTTAACATATACGAGCCCCTTATCCCCGTGTGCAGTGCCCCCAATACGAGACTCTTACTACGAAACTACTACTGCAAAGCTACTACCACGGAGCCCCTTTTACTAGACCCCTTGCACCAAGCAGGTGTAGGGGCACCCTAGATGACTGCCTACTCCGTCCACCGTTAAATCCGCTACTGATCCGTAGAACATCAACATGGTGCACAATCGTGTCTACTCATGGTGCAATGTATGATGCTTTCCTCTCAAGTATTTTCTATCAGACagctcttcctcctcctcactATCTTCCTCCTTTATCTCCGTCACCACGTACGACCCAAAGCGCACCGTAAAGAAGTAGATAAACTCCACCAAACTTAAAATACTCGCCCCGGTAAACAATCCCAAAATTCCACCAATCGATACCACCACGTCAATGTCCTCACGCACAATCTGTCGTCTGTAGCGTTGCGATGGCAGTCCCATGATTTTGATCAATACCGATCGCCCTGTTCGACGCTCCATCTCCGATTCGCGTCCAATGATGCGTATCTCGTGCTCCGTACAGGATGGGAAACAGTCGCAAACGAGCCCATTGGTACGCCACGGTTGCATGATGGTCGTCTGTGGAAACATCAGATCGCGCTGATCAAGACAGTTAAGCCCATCGTACCCGCAAACCGGACTCTTGTCGTTCTCTGCAAATAGGGAAGGCGCTTAATGGGTGATCCAATGAATTTTCCCCGCGTGTGTCCCCATTACTTCCAAGCAGTAAATTGTGGTGGCAACAGTTGCAACTCTTGATCTGGGCCGTCTTCAAACACTCCGTCACGCACACACTGTAACTATACTTATTGTACCGGGTATCGGTGTCTTCGTCCGGAAACACACAACGGCGAACATCTTTGCCAACTGTTCGGACGAGAGGATCATTCGCAATGTTTTGGACGGTGATGAAGATCTTGCCCGCGTATCCTTCTGGCATCTGGTTGAACTGGAGCGTCGTTAGTAACATGTGTGGAATATCCTCTTGGTTTTGGACGTATGCCTGAAGCAAAGAGAGCACTTGCATGTCGTTGAACCTCTTACACCATTCCAACTCACCGTTGTTGCTCGGCTAAAGTTCAGAAGTAGCTCCCCTTTGGGTGATCCCATGCTCATATCCATACGCAACCACTGTGGGCCATATCtggcaaaaatagaaaacaagaaCTCATGCTCTCCAGAGTATCTGCAATTTCTAACCTCACTTACTTGCTAACGGTCTGTATCGAGTTCAACAGGAAGCAAGCCCCCATCGTCGTCTGTATTGGACGAAAGTATCGACAGCAGTCAAACACTTTCCCATTCCACCTACACTCGTCAAATAGCTGCGAACAATTCGCACGGACCGCAATCGAAAATAGCGGATATCCATCGACCGGACATTTAATACAATCGTCACAATCCTTGTACATCGCACAGTATGACTTGATCGAACCATAGTTGTACAGATTGTGATAGATGAGTCGCAGCATAAACTCCTCCACATCGTAATTGTACTCCATCTCTTCGCTCGTCCGAAATCCCTCGATCACGTGCTGCAACGCATCGTACTGTTGCTTCGTATATCCCATCTCGCACACACCCACCGACGGAAAGCTTGTGATGTCCTTTCGAGGATCCAGATTCTCCACCACAATACTAACCGCATCCTTGCGGAACAGTTCCATGTACGTTTTGATCAGCATGTAAGAACCGGTCCACGCGAATAGTACACATGCCATCCAAAATAGTCTTTCCGTCCAGTGGTATTTCCGGTTGGAGATGTACCCAACACCGGCCAGGGAGCAGTTGGAACAGTAATCAACCAGTATGCGATAAAGCACACGGAACGGTCTTGCTACAGCCATCGCTAACTGCTATCTGGCTTTGTCTGGAAGAATCACGCATCATTTTCAAAATGCCGCATGATGTCTCACATAAATTATTCAAGCACCCTTTACTTGCAGCATGGAACCTCCATTAGCACGTGATTCTGCAGATGTAAATTCGTTAATAAATATTGTATTAAAACAGGTTCGGTATCATTCACACAGCGCTCTTTGCATTCCAAGACTTCATTTCTCGTTGGGTTTCCGCGCTTTTTTATTGAATCCATTAGATAGGTAACTTGTTATAATCGGTAAATATGGTTCTATTCTGTAACACTTTGACtgtgtgtttccttttcgtttcctattttctctttttcggtGTGCTGCTGCGTGTATTGGTTGTGGTGAGTTTCGGTAGTTTTGAAGGTTTTACATTCGGTGTAC encodes the following:
- the LOC126564480 gene encoding TBC1 domain family member 19, with the translated sequence MLVRATNSKETEDTTSSTELADPAEPGAIYPLAVRDRSFMEELKDTSIHHTALRLAEDVKTMKLYGNLYKMVQKLSCSPEVDKDDMKQTLESAIKANGLEIEIRNVIYHLIRNTVKSDTRPTPASSDPLNYLRRAGIQWERRVRKSLNSMCSESKAQLHGQMRTASDREEILSKWDELSTYQIDLSNYRPVYAPKDLLDVLLSLKGPMKQDETDFLPKWEFSHISLTVKNLCQLRTHFSEVLRNDNNFGDWSVTCQKVLKTRHAPLCQQALKKGVTPPPLRGALWSYVLGSQVEQHHVEHWEALRQSVLTNESIVDKLVFKDVQLTATNDDRYFVFEDVLYQIMLCFSRDTEISQLIQVEFTNSAKAKQYEGPPCGFVPFHGICMLAAPFCYLYDNPVSLYYTFRAFYIRYCHRLTTINTHPQGIVSLCLLFEKLLQTHEPQLWSHFRELQIQPIRVVFKWLMRAFSGHLPPEQLLILWDLILGYDSLEILSLLAIIILSFRRESLMQVTSVENIEAILSDLSSVKVLPLIQLTLSRD
- the LOC126565390 gene encoding uncharacterized protein LOC126565390; protein product: MAVARPFRVLYRILVDYCSNCSLAGVGYISNRKYHWTERLFWMACVLFAWTGSYMLIKTYMELFRKDAVSIVVENLDPRKDITSFPSVGVCEMGYTKQQYDALQHVIEGFRTSEEMEYNYDVEEFMLRLIYHNLYNYGSIKSYCAMYKDCDDCIKCPVDGYPLFSIAVRANCSQLFDECRWNGKVFDCCRYFRPIQTTMGACFLLNSIQTVSK